From Thunnus albacares chromosome 22, fThuAlb1.1, whole genome shotgun sequence, the proteins below share one genomic window:
- the ndufb11 gene encoding NADH dehydrogenase [ubiquinone] 1 beta subcomplex subunit 11, mitochondrial, with translation MLTRLSRYGPAFPRLLSNTSVRYVSQSKPTGAAGSAAVTELHPAAEAGHGEVSQYVKNPDYHGFSSDPVVDDWNMKVGFFFGISVALVIGGTFIHYLPDHGMRQWARREAERVIQQKEKEGLPLIGENYYDPNKIVLPTAGEE, from the exons ATGTTGACCCGACTGTCGCGGTACGGGCCCGCTTTCCCCCGGTTACTCTCTAACACATCGGTTCGGTATGTCTCCCAGTCTAAACCGACCGGTGCTGCCGGTTCGGCCGCTGTGACAGAACTGCACCCCGCCGCAGAGGCCGGACACGGCGAGGTCAGCCAGTATGTGAAG aaTCCAGACTACCATGGCTTCTCCAGTGATCCTGTGGTGGATGACTGGAACATGAAAGTGGGCTTCTTCTTTGGCATCTCAGTGGCTCTTGTCATCGGAGGAACGTTTATCCACTATTTACCAGACCACGG CATGCGGCAGTGGGCCAGAAGGGAGGCTGAGCGTGTGATCcagcagaaagagaaggagggtcTTCCTCTCATAGGAGAGAACTACTATGACCCAAACAAGATTGTTCTGCCCACAGCTGGAGAGGAGTAG